A genomic region of Methylobacterium durans contains the following coding sequences:
- a CDS encoding polysaccharide biosynthesis/export family protein, with protein sequence MRVLPLLLCTALSVSGCSVLPAAGPTAGAIVSGAETTTPEGTFARYELLEISPAVVEALRTRPLDSLLASFGDNRPALESVIGIGDFVAVSIWEAGSGGLFSGPLVADRFSAGSKSALIPEQVVARDGAISVPYAGRIQVAGRRPQDVQALIETELAGKAIQPQVLVSVTKPISQAVTVTGEVAGGARLPLSAKGDRLLDIVASAGGVRAPVSETFVRLSRGRTTATVPLTTVVSNPRENIYLRPGDVLTLVRDPQTFLAVGALGNSTEIPFQAEGITLAQALAKARGLSDFQADPAGTFIFRFEPASVVRRLNPGSALLGTPLVPVVYRVNMRDPNSLFLTQAFRMRNRDLIYVSNAPFTEVQKVLSAFAAASGPISAAAATYAYTR encoded by the coding sequence ATGCGCGTCCTCCCCCTTCTCCTGTGCACCGCGCTCTCGGTGTCGGGCTGCTCGGTCCTGCCTGCGGCGGGTCCGACCGCTGGCGCGATCGTGTCGGGAGCGGAGACGACGACGCCGGAGGGGACGTTCGCCCGCTACGAGCTTCTGGAGATCTCGCCGGCCGTGGTCGAGGCCCTGCGCACCCGGCCGCTCGACAGCCTGCTCGCCTCGTTCGGCGACAACCGCCCGGCGCTGGAGAGCGTGATCGGGATTGGCGACTTCGTCGCGGTCTCGATCTGGGAGGCGGGCTCGGGCGGCCTGTTCTCCGGCCCCCTCGTCGCCGACCGCTTCTCGGCCGGCTCGAAATCCGCCCTGATCCCCGAGCAGGTCGTCGCCCGCGACGGCGCCATCTCGGTGCCCTATGCCGGCCGCATCCAGGTCGCCGGGCGACGGCCCCAGGACGTGCAGGCCCTGATCGAGACCGAACTGGCCGGCAAAGCCATCCAGCCCCAGGTGCTGGTCTCGGTCACCAAGCCGATCTCGCAGGCCGTCACCGTCACCGGCGAGGTCGCCGGCGGCGCCCGCCTGCCGCTCTCGGCCAAGGGCGACCGGCTGCTCGACATCGTGGCGTCGGCCGGCGGCGTGCGCGCGCCGGTCTCCGAGACCTTCGTGCGGCTCTCGCGGGGGCGCACCACCGCCACCGTGCCGCTGACCACCGTGGTCTCGAACCCGCGCGAGAACATCTACCTGCGCCCCGGCGACGTGCTGACGCTCGTGCGCGATCCCCAGACCTTCCTGGCGGTGGGCGCGCTGGGCAACTCCACCGAGATCCCGTTCCAGGCCGAGGGCATCACGCTCGCCCAGGCGCTGGCCAAGGCGCGCGGCCTGTCCGACTTCCAGGCCGATCCGGCCGGCACCTTCATCTTCCGCTTCGAGCCGGCCAGCGTGGTGCGCCGCCTCAACCCGGGCTCGGCGCTCTTGGGCACGCCGCTGGTGCCGGTGGTCTACCGGGTCAACATGCGCGACCCCAACAGCCTGTTCCTGACCCAGGCCTTCCGGATGCGCAACCGCGACCTGATCTACGTCTCCAACGCCCCCTTCACCGAGGTGCAGAAGGTCCTCTCCGCCTTCGCCGCAGCCTCCGGACCCATCAGCGCCGCCGCCGCAACATACGCCTACACCCGCTGA
- a CDS encoding gluconokinase, with the protein MGVSGSGKSTVAACLAARLGWAFVDGDSLHTPDHVAKMRAGHPLDDADRAPWLRAVAAWIGARLAAGEAGVVACSALRRAYRDTLVAGRSEVRLVHLDGSRALIAERIAGRHGHFMPAQLLDSQFAALEPPEPEEDAIVVGIADPPDAIAEAVVARLGLGAAATDGGRGA; encoded by the coding sequence ATGGGGGTCTCGGGCTCCGGCAAGAGCACGGTCGCGGCCTGCCTCGCCGCGCGGCTCGGCTGGGCCTTCGTCGACGGGGACAGCCTCCACACGCCCGACCACGTCGCCAAGATGCGCGCCGGCCATCCCCTCGACGACGCCGACCGGGCGCCCTGGCTCAGGGCGGTCGCGGCCTGGATCGGGGCGCGCCTCGCGGCGGGGGAGGCGGGCGTCGTCGCCTGCTCGGCCCTCCGACGGGCCTATCGCGACACGCTCGTCGCCGGCCGGAGCGAGGTCCGCCTCGTGCATCTCGACGGCAGCCGCGCCCTGATCGCGGAGCGCATCGCGGGGCGGCACGGCCATTTCATGCCGGCGCAGCTCCTCGACAGCCAGTTCGCGGCCCTTGAGCCGCCGGAGCCGGAGGAGGACGCGATCGTCGTCGGGATCGCGGATCCGCCGGACGCCATCGCCGAGGCGGTCGTCGCCCGGCTCGGGCTCGGCGCCGCGGCAACGGACGGGGGGAGGGGAGCATGA